The stretch of DNA gattcGGGTGGTTTCGAGGGTAGGGAAGTGCGTTGTGCAGGTCGGCGACGGTGTGGCTGAGGCGCTCAAgacaaaacggaaagaaaaaatgataataaatgAGGCAAAaatacgaagaaaaaaaagtaaaacaaaaggaagaaaatatcgGCGGTGCGACACGTAAGTGATGCGTAAGTGAGTACGGTGTCATCTCCGCATCGAAACAACGAAGCGTTTCTTCGAGTCGAACAGACAATATAACATTCCCCTTCTAACTAACCTACAACTAACAACTTGTTTATACATTTTtctgtttaattttttttatttttcgccCACTTTCATctccatttgtttttttttgtttttcaattTCTTCGGATGCACATTCGCACTACCACTCCAGTTCTCACTAGCTTAACGTCTTGTAACTTTGGAACTGCCTCTTTAGGGGATACATCGCCGTATTGCATGGCATTACGACCGTTCCCGTTGGGGAACACACCGCTGCATGCCGTCATTCGGCGTTCTGCTCGTGAATTTGAATGTGTTGAGGCAGTTCCCGCCTCGAATGCTGTTCGCTCACCTTCAACTGCATCATGGGTTTCTGCAGAGTCCCTTGATAGTATCATTTCACTGGCTAACCGCACATCTGAAGAAATGGAGGTGGATCAACTCATTTATCGCCTCTGCCGTTCCCTTTACCATGTGGCCAAGAAAAAATCTGCACAGATCCACTGCCACCCCAACCACCAggagcggcaacaacaacagcagcaagccagcagcagcggctggCGTTCCGTCGAATGTGAGGGTCACTTCTCCAACATGCGCGGCCGTGAGGACTGGTGCCCGTTGTTGCACCTCTTTGATCCAAGGAGTTATTATAAGGTGATGGGGCAACCGAGTCAACACGACGGGTGCAAACTTTGTGGTGATGTGGTGGGTACAGAGAGCAGTCCTGAAGGTGTTTCGCAGTGGCTGATGAGCGAATTGAGCGTAACGCGACTTACGGGTGGCAACAGCAACCACGTGTATCGGCTGGGCCACGCTTCTTTTCCCAAGAAAGCTGTTCTTCTGCGCGTGtatggtgatggtggtggggGTGACGTGATTGACCGGGCCCGGGATATTAAAGTGATGCGACTTATGAGCAAGTCAGAGATGGGTCCAGGCTTATTGCATACTTTCCACTGGGGCCGCGTTGAGGAATTTATGGATGGTGTGTTGACGTGCACGACGGAGAAGCTCCTTACTTCTCCATCCCTACTTGCTGATGTGTATGGAGGTTTAAGTAAGATGCATCAGTTGGATTACACGCCGCTTCTGCCAGAAAACATGAGGACAAAGGGGATGTCTAACGGGCATAATTCATCTCAGAGTGTGAGCGACACGGTTTCTAAATCAGGTGGTGGACAGGAGGGACCTGACGGCACAGTGGGGGGCGTGAATGAGCTGGAAAGCACTTGTCATACCTCTTTCGAGCGTGTATGTCTCCGGTTGCTTAGGTTAGTGTCCTTGAATGTGGTGGAGGAACACCGTCACTCGCTTGAGAGCTGGTTAGCTGGTGAGGTCATGTTCGTGCGAAGGGAACTGCAATATCGTGGGATACCGGTGGTGTTGTCACACAACGATCTAAACCCTGGAAACATTCTTCTTTCCGATGGAGCAGGAGAGGCCAGCGGTACCGTCTTCAGTGACGAGGAGCTGAGAGTGGAGAACACACCGTTGTCAAAGCGTTATGTGACCcgaaaaggcaaaaacatGAACCTTGTGGAGCGCCgtggtttcctttttattgATTTTGAGTACGCGGATGCCAACTACCGCTGCTTCGACCTTGGGAACACGCTTTGCGAGCTGGACTACGACTATACCCGTGGAACAGAAGCGGGAGGCCGGGGATTCATCAAATatctttttgtatttcccccGCCCGCAATGGAGGAGGCATGGCGTGGGCTCGGGGAGGAGTACCCCCGCATGCCGGAGCTCATTTATGATGCCTGGCGTCGTGGCGTGTGTGATGGATCGTCGGATATCGGCTCTGTGGCTTTGCTCGCCGTGAGACGTTACTTCGCAGAGCGGGACAATGTGCCACTTGAGACTGTGGAACTCAGTGAAGCTCAGGTTGGGGAGGTGCTGCTTGGTATGCTCGCCTCGCATCTCTATTGGACAATCTGGTCGATGACAATGGGATCTGCACCGGATAATTGCGTTGAATGCGAGGACTGCGATGATCAGATGTTTGCTGTAGGCGGAAGTGGGCTTGATTACATGCGATATGGTGAATGTCGTCTGCGGGAGTACATTGCTCTGCGTGGTTGGCTCGCAGAGAAGGGGCTTCTTTCCTgagttttttccctttccctttcaaagaggaaaaaaaaagacataaggaaagaaagcaaaaggaataaaaacgAGAACGAGTGAATAAGTATGTGGGTGCCTAGGGTGAAGTGACACGGttgctcccttttttcctcatctttACCAGTGCTGTTGCCAATAGTGTTCCAGTTTCAATGGTAATTTACGGTGAtagttatcattattatttttaccacTATTGCTGTTATCATTATCGTCGTCAACATAATTATCGTTACTGTTGTGATGTGGTTTGTTAGGGTGGGGGGCGAGGGGGGTTAAGTCAGCCTCGGccgttttcctccttccaaCGCAAACCGCGACCCAATCGCGTTAAAAACGGCGAtggtttgctttgctttgttcgTAGTTTTCCATTGTTCTTGTTTTCCAttacattctttttttccatcttttgccCTCTATCGTATCACTTTAGCTTTTCCTATAGTTTGAACTACTCATGAGTGGGTGCTCACCGTCTTCCATTAACTCTTATTACCGTGTGCCGCCATTTATTTTGCAGCATCtggggttgttgttgttgttgttgttgttgttgttgctatttGGCGCGCATGTGTGCCCGTGAGAGAAGTGACTTGAAGTAGAATGGAAAGAACCGGAGATAACAAGTGCATACGAGTCTATGAATATGAATATTGGTTAAGTGCCGTATGTCTGcttatgcatatatacattgtttttttgttttttttttagacaCTGGCACTTACGGCGGCtccgtgtgtgtttgtatgccaCAATTATCTCTGCTTCATTCCACATCGCAACACACTTCATAAAATTTCTCACCTCTCGGGAAtaaaaggaatgcaaacaaaatcgtaatgaaacaaaacgattaaaaagaagaaaaaaaggagattgGAAGGCGGGAGGATGAGGGAAAGTTGTAAGGGGGAGGTAAGGAGCGGATGAAGAGTGAAAGGTGCTATTGGAAAGACGCGttactcccttttttgtgcttttgcatttgttttagcgtacatatatatatatatatatatgaatatacgtgtgtgcagTGTGTGTATTGTGTGCATGGGaaagtacaaaaaaagaaaggaattcACTGAAAATGAGGGGAAATAAGAGGGAACATGTGCGGGGGAATGATGTAGGAAGAAgtaaagataataataacagtaataaacgTCAGTAAAGAATGAAAGGTAATacgagaaaataaaaggaataGAGAGTCtggaaggagggggagggggcggGAGCCGCTCGTGGGTGGCTTCGGCAGATTCACACGAACCAGAGGAGAAGAAACGAGCGAGGATGCGAGGATGCGAGGAATTGACggatttctctttctttctttctcgacatctcatcatcatcattattccTATTATTCCTATTATTCCTATcgttaccattattattactattattattattgccaCGGTTACTCTAccccctcttttatttgaACACCACAAGCGAATTATAGATTTAtgtttctttctcctccttctttcctttggttTGGACGCGGCTCACGTGCCTTTTCTGTGCTTTGTCTAAGCTCcgcctccttccttctcctacTGCATGCCTCTGCCAGTGGAAGACACGTGCTTctaattttattattattatcatcacaTTGctgtgattattattatcattatttctcCCGTACCTTTTCCGTTTTCGTGTTTTACTTCCAAGCATTCGCATTTTTCaatctctctctatatatgtTGGAGAGGCCTGACCTTCTTTTAAAAGTCCGATTTTCatatccctttcttcctctttgcgATAGTTTCACAAACACCTGctgctttttccttttttttccttcattttcatgtctcattcatttccttccttttctgctcTTAGTTGTCGCCTCCTTTTTTAGTACCACTTGCACATTACAGGCATATACATAATTGTATACGGTCACTTATAGTGATGGGAGAAAAGGATTCTGTGGCGTATGAGCTGCTGCTGAAGGAGTATTGGACCCGCCGTGAGCTCATTCGGCGAGAGGAGGGCCGTTTGCATCAACTGCAACGTATTATTCTTCAAGTGCATAACTTACTGTGGATGTGAGAGCACTGGCGATGCTGTAGTCATGTTCAGaatctttttcctcctcttcctcactctcTTTCAGTACACTGCAGCCATACAGCCCGAAAGACTTGCAGAGAGCATcagtaaataatatatgtaaTATGTTTaatgtttgtatgtgtgtatgcttGTGAAGGGAGATGTGATATGATCGATGGGAATGTTTGGTTTACATAACAGCAGTCGTTGAACAGAGTTGTGTACGGAATTATtgaaaggaaagtaagaaGAAACAATAGTGAGTGTCATCACCACCGCAAAGGTGCCAattgtttcctcctccctttcagtacctttttgtattttataACTTGGGGTGGTGTATTACTCACCATTGGAGCAGTTACGTTTATAACAGTGCGGGGTTTCACCAGCATTCCCTGTTGAGTACGACGTCACCAGAAGGGATTGCTATCTGATGTTGACGTCACAGCAACTGGGAACTCTTCGCACCTACTTGCGACACCGTTATTTTCGATGTGgtaattttttgttattactatcTTACCCTGTTGTTGTCACCCCGTTTCCGTTCTCTATAGTATCAGAGTATATTATTCTTCTTTACTTAACGTTCgagtttctgtttgtttgtttgtttgtttgtttgttttttgcttaaaGGAAGCAACAGTGCTGCAACAGGGGCGTGTTTTACTATTGTTTACGCCCATTTTATGACAgacttttggttttttttttctatactCTGTGCGTTCGCTGACCATGGGAAATATATTTCTCCTGCAAGCTGGCACTTTTGTTGGTGCTTAATCCACTTGACTGATTGCAACAAAACTGGTCCAAatactgttgttttctctcagttttcgttgctttgctgcctttttttccccctttacggcctgcttttatttttatttttatttttttgacttcCATTGCTTTTGCATGCTGAGTAAAAGGAACAGGGAGGGGTCGCGAGGAGCGATGGGGTGCGGAGAGAAAAATCCGTACACAGGCCGAGTGCTGAGTTCCCGTTATCATGCGCTTCGCGGCGTCCGTGAGAAGCTCCCAATTTTTgccgcaaaacaaaagattcAACGCCTCATCAGTCGATATCAgacgctgctgctggtgggTGAGACGGGGAGcgggaaaacaacacaagtACCGCAATTTGTGCTGGAGATGAACCCGGAGCATGCCATAGCGTGTACACAACCCCGGCGAGTTGCGGCAATCAGTGTGAGTGAACGTGTTGCAGAGGAGTTGGACGTAACACTTGGTGAAGAAGTTGGTTATTGCATTCGTTTTGATGACACGAGCAGTGACCGCACTCGTCTCAAGTATCTCACGGATGGTATGCTCCTTCGCGAGGCCATGGGTGATCCCATGTTACAGCGCTACAGCGTGATCATCCTTGACGAGGCTCACGAGCGGACGGTGCACACTGACATACTTATCGGAGCGGTAAAAGATCTCCTGCACCGGCGTCCGGATTTGCGCGTTGTGGTGATGTCTGCCACGCTTGAGGAACGCCGCTTTCAGTCATATTTTCCAGAGGCCCCTCTGGTCCACGTTTCCGGTCGAATGTATGATGTTGAGGTGTACAACTCACGGCTGCCGGAAGCAAACTACCTGGAGGCTTCCATACGAACCGCTATGCAGATTCATCTCTATGAAGGGCCGGGCGACATTCTTATATTTTTAACTGGTGAAGATGAGATTGAACAGGCTGTGGAGCGGTTGCGGTTGGGAATACCCATGGCGGAACACACTAACGCAGACTGTCATAAGGGGCCTGTAGCGGTACTTCCACTGTATTCCGCGTTGCCACCAAAGGAACAACGTAAGGTGTTCCAAGCGGCGCCAGAGGGTACACGAAAGATAGTTGTCGCCACGAATGTTGCGGAAACATCGTTAACTATTGATGGTGTTGTATTTGTTATCGATAGCGGGTTCTCCAAACAGAAGGTGTACAACCCAAAGTTGCGTGTTGAGTCGTTGTTGGTGACACCTATCAGTCAGGCAAGTGCTCGACAGCGGTGTGGTCGTGCGGGGCGGACGCGCCCCGGGAAGTGTTTTCGACTTTACACCGCAAAGGCGTTTGATACGCTCCTTCAGCAGCAGACATACCCCGAAATATTACGCTGCAACTTAGGCTCAGTAATTCTTCACATGAAAATGATGGGAATTGAGGACTTGGTGAATTTCGACTTCGTGGAACCCCCAGCCCCGGAGACTCTCATGCGGGCACTGGAACTGCTGAATTATCTTGGTGCCATTAACGACGACGGCGACATGACAAAATTCGGCCGGCGTGTTGCGGATTTCCCGCTAGAACCTGAAATGGCCGCGATGCTTTTGCACAGCCCCGAGTATGGCTGCTCAGACGATATTGCACGCATTTGCGCTATGATGTCTGTTCAAAGTCCATTCGTTACACCGCGGAATGATCAGCGCGGATGCGCCATGCGTTGCAGAGATCAGTTCTACCACCCAACTGGTGACCACCTGGCGCTGTTGAACGTCTTCAACGCCTTCTACGAGGGAAGTAATCAAAGTGGGTCGTGGGCTTCTGAGAATTATCTAAATCCGCGTGTCATGAAGCAGTCGGTGAGCATTTACCGCCAGCTAATTGGTATAATGCGCAGGTTGAATTTGAGCATTTGCAGTACATACTCTGCAGCACAGTGGGGAGGCGCTGGGGATGGAGAATCGGACGAATACGCAAACGAGGTACGTCGAGCCGTGCTTCGTGGTTACTTCACGAAGGTGGCACTCTCACTTCCCACAAAGAACCAATTTCTCACGCTAAAGGATAACGTGAAGTGTCTCTTGTTCCCCTCTACCTTCCTTAACCGCCGCCCAAAGTTTGTTGTCTTCAACGAGCTTGTGCTTacaacaaacacatacatccGGACTGTAACGTCGGTGTCAGATGAATGGCTACTGGAGGTGAATCCATTATATTTTGACCCAAGTGAATTTGAAGGTGTGAGCAGACAAGTGTTTGAGGAGTTGCACCGCCGGAATAACCGCAATAACGCGGCCGAGAGGGACCAAAATAAAGACTGCCTTACCGGGCACAAGCGACGACGTGGAGGAGACGCCCCAGACaacggtgatgatgatgatgatgatgattcgTCTTAGGTGATGTCGTTGTTTGTCGGTAATGACAGCGCATCCCAACTCTGATGAGCGGTCATGCCTCTGTGTGTTGGCAGTAGCTGAGGTAATGGAGGTGCGTCTAAGAGCTATGAAACGAATAAATGTGTCGTAATAAGATTCCTGTTCTGAAACCTTAATGGGCTGCATGTATACATAAAtctatttatgtgtgtgtgcctgtcAAATCTTTGTTTTCAGAATCACGGAGGTGTGTTTGGGGCAACCCCTAACTTATTGCCGATTTACCTCTGTTAAGAGAGGTGAAGCAGTTACTGGACATTTCAGTGAATCAATTCATTTCCCATCAACTCGTTGTTAACTTGTCAccgatttttttcttgctcacacttcaaaaaaaaaatgctcaaCTGGACGGCAACGTGTAAAATTAACAAACGGACGTCAACAATCGACAAGGAAAGAATAAGATCATCAAGGTTAGCCAACTGAGCGGACCACACAAGCCAAGGACTCAAGTAACACACCTTCTTACATTGTTTTCAAAGACACGTGAGGTCATGTTCTCTATGTCGCCATGCGTGCTTACAgccctccttgcagcagccgtCCTTGCGGTTTTGCCGCTTTCTAGCTTCGCTTCCCCTGAGTTGACTGAAGCCGACTTCAAGCGCATGAAGATCAAGGAACTCCGCAACTTTCTGGAGGATCGCGGCCTCACGTGCCCAGGCTGCCAAGAAAAAGCTGATTTTGTGCGCGTCGCCTTCACTAACCGTGCTAAGAAGCCTCTCAGCGAGGAGGGAAAGCGCGAGATTCCCAAGGCTCCCCTTTGGGAGGTATGGAGGGACAACGCCAAGTTAGTGTGCGAGGAGGCGGCAAAGAAGCGAGGGCTCGATGTTACGGCCAAACCCCAGTCTGACATTTGCAGCGCGGTTGCACTTGTGGTGGAGAACTTCTTCATGCAACACGGCAAGCGCGTCGCCAACAAACTGCGCAAGAACCACGAGGCACTTCTCAAGACTTCCTACAAGAACGTGTATTATGATGCTGGTCACGTACTCCTGAAGCGTCTAACGGAGTACTGCCTTGTGTCAGAGGAGAATCAGAACAAATGCAGCTCCATCGGTTCCCTTACTACTATGCTCGAGAGTGGTAAGATGGTAGATTTTGCGAAATGGATGACAAATGTGGGTATTGAGAACACGAACCCAATGTACGAGGTGCTAGACGGCCGTGGCGATCTTTGAGCGAGTGAATGGATGTGATGATGAATGTGTTCGCTTGTTTGAACCATATTCTGTCCTTGCTCGTGCCCGTGTGAGGTAAATGTGGgcgaaaggaggaggaggagtgcATAGGAAtagtggaagaaaagaaaagtagatTTGCCATTAAATACACATACCCCTTGGAGTGCGTTTAAGCATTACTTCCTTTCTATTCTCATTATTCCTTTTGACTCTTCTCCCTTTACtcgtttcctttctctttattgTCTATGACTGTGGGTGTGTTGCTTCATGTTAGTTAACTGGTTAATGGAGAaatggggaaagagaaaaaaatataatgaaaTTTGAAAGAAGAAGGTTAAGGCCAGTGTGGAtcagaaaaaggagagagggaATACAACTCGAACCAAGTGTTagtggaggaggggagtGGGAGGAAACtgagaaagggggaggggggaagaaacggatcttttttactttttaaattctctttttccGTCAAAGGGGAGGGAATCGAAGTGGGGGAGGGGATGTGAAACGTGTTGTACCACTAGCGTGAGCTATTGATGAAAAGGAGCTGCCCttccttatctttttttctcctccatgAATGACGGTACGCTTTGAGGTTCTGAACTCAGCGCAACTGGGGTGTGTGCATCAGACCCCAGTGgttatttttccatttgaAAGGAATTTTGTAATTGAGGTGGCGGTCACTTGTTTAACGTTTTATGTTGTCGCCCTcctgtttttcctctcttaaACGTCCCTTTACCTCTGGTGGTGTTACACCCTCTCAAATCCGGTTCCTTGCAACTCTTCCTTATCCCAaacttgtttcctttctttacgCTGCTGGAATGGTTGTGTGAATCCCTTCCAGTGGCATatggaggggaaaaagcTCGGTGTGGGAAGTGACAGCACAACGCGCACGTTGTTGCTTgtgtatttctttttgtgcagTACCTTTAACcgactctctttttttactttttttacttttcctttctttctcccttcctttcccagTTTCCAAGAGTAATACGAATTAAAGCTCCATATAGAAGACAGGAAATGTAATATTTGCCACCCGCGACAACCTGCAGCAAAGCAGTACATTAATCGGTGAGTTTACTACAGCGTATTGTCCTAACATATTTAGTACACGTGTGGAACAGTGCAATTAATTTGTTTTCCCAAATGCTTGCCTGCTCGTGTAAGGACATTTCTCCCTCGTTGGAATAAAGCGCTGCAGCCGTGATTGCATCAACTGCAACGTATTATTCTTCAAGTGCATAACTTACTGTGGATGTGAGAGCACTGGCGATGCTGTAGTCATGTTCAGaatctttttcctcctcttcctcactctcTTTCAGTACACTGCAGCCATATAGCCCGAAAGACTTGCAGAGAGCATcagtaaataatatatgtaaTATGTTTaatgtttgtatgtgtgtatgcttGTGAAGGGAGATGTGATATGATCGATGGGAATGTTTGGTTTACATAACAGCAGTCGTTGAACAGAGTTGTGTACGGAATTATtgaaaggaaagtaagaaGAAACAATAGTGAGTGTCATCACCACCGCAAAGGTGCCAattgtttcctcctccctttcagtacctttttgtattttataACTTGGGGTGGTGTATTACTCACCATTGGAGCAGTTACGTTTACCTGAACGTAATTcgcttttctcttcctcatttttgtgcTTCGTCCACCGATTTCCTTCTGATTTggcttttcccttcggtgtagatgatatatatataaataaaacacagttctcttcttttgtaGACGCTCTTTGTTGCAGTGCTGCTGTTTCTGAATTACGTTTACCGAGTTGAAACGTGGCAACTGTTAACCTTTGGTCGTGTGtccattttctttgtaatggaaaacaaaatgtcGGCTGAGCCCCGTGTTGTGAGTAGCACAAACGTTTCACCCgacgaagaggaggaggaggaacttgGTCTGCCGTTGGTGCCGCTTCCTCATCAGCGTAGCCCCTTGGGGACATCATCAAAGTGTGTACAAGGCAATCATGGTGGTGATGTCGCTGCTGGTGggagtgatgatgatgaggatgacCTTATTAAATATGTTTCCAATAGTTCTTCAAAACCACTGACGTCGCGAGTAAATATGGTTTACTCCTCCGCTTCCCAGAAGCGGCCTCGCAATGACAGCGAGTTGGAGCCAGGGGCAATGGCTGCTGACATGGCAACGGAACACGCAACGCTACCAGATGACACTGATCACCCTCAGGACATGGCGGAATATGAGCGATGGAAGGACCGTGATGCCGCTAGGGCGAAAGACGAACTTATGTCCCTTTTGTCAGGGAGTGCATAGACgcgaacgaaaaaaaaagggggaagtggAGTGTTACGGAGGGGAGGCTTTTTGCCTTTGGTTAAGGTTTAGAACCTGAAGCCCTTCTACTGAGCTTGTTGATCCTTCTGTACTCGCGCACCCTTTATTGAGAGCTGCCGCAATTTCGTGTTGGTGCCTGTGCGTCTGCACACTGACTCACTACCCCTTTTGAGGTTGTTCAGTTCATTAgtctttttcacttttgtaCCGTTTGCCTTGTGGTTTCCCTCTTCAGCTCGTCAACCCCTCTTCACACAACGTGAGATGCCCTGAAGCATCTTGACAAGGATGTGatggttctttttcttccccttctgttCGTTTCTTTGTAGGCGTGCGAAAGCACAG from Trypanosoma brucei brucei TREU927 chromosome 5, complete sequence encodes:
- a CDS encoding choline/ethanolamine kinase, putative codes for the protein MALRPFPLGNTPLHAVIRRSAREFECVEAVPASNAVRSPSTASWVSAESLDSIISLANRTSEEMEVDQLIYRLCRSLYHVAKKKSAQIHCHPNHQERQQQQQQASSSGWRSVECEGHFSNMRGREDWCPLLHLFDPRSYYKVMGQPSQHDGCKLCGDVVGTESSPEGVSQWLMSELSVTRLTGGNSNHVYRLGHASFPKKAVLLRVYGDGGGGDVIDRARDIKVMRLMSKSEMGPGLLHTFHWGRVEEFMDGVLTCTTEKLLTSPSLLADVYGGLSKMHQLDYTPLLPENMRTKGMSNGHNSSQSVSDTVSKSGGGQEGPDGTVGGVNELESTCHTSFERVCLRLLRLVSLNVVEEHRHSLESWLAGEVMFVRRELQYRGIPVVLSHNDLNPGNILLSDGAGEASGTVFSDEELRVENTPLSKRYVTRKGKNMNLVERRGFLFIDFEYADANYRCFDLGNTLCELDYDYTRGTEAGGRGFIKYLFVFPPPAMEEAWRGLGEEYPRMPELIYDAWRRGVCDGSSDIGSVALLAVRRYFAERDNVPLETVELSEAQVGEVLLGMLASHLYWTIWSMTMGSAPDNCVECEDCDDQMFAVGGSGLDYMRYGECRLREYIALRGWLAEKGLLS
- a CDS encoding pre-mRNA splicing factor ATP-dependent RNA helicase, putative (similar to Putative pre-mRNA splicing factor RNA helicase (DEAH box protein 15)(ATP-dependent RNA helicase #46). (Swiss-Prot:O43143) [Homo sapiens]), coding for MLSKRNREGSRGAMGCGEKNPYTGRVLSSRYHALRGVREKLPIFAAKQKIQRLISRYQTLLLVGETGSGKTTQVPQFVLEMNPEHAIACTQPRRVAAISVSERVAEELDVTLGEEVGYCIRFDDTSSDRTRLKYLTDGMLLREAMGDPMLQRYSVIILDEAHERTVHTDILIGAVKDLLHRRPDLRVVVMSATLEERRFQSYFPEAPLVHVSGRMYDVEVYNSRLPEANYLEASIRTAMQIHLYEGPGDILIFLTGEDEIEQAVERLRLGIPMAEHTNADCHKGPVAVLPLYSALPPKEQRKVFQAAPEGTRKIVVATNVAETSLTIDGVVFVIDSGFSKQKVYNPKLRVESLLVTPISQASARQRCGRAGRTRPGKCFRLYTAKAFDTLLQQQTYPEILRCNLGSVILHMKMMGIEDLVNFDFVEPPAPETLMRALELLNYLGAINDDGDMTKFGRRVADFPLEPEMAAMLLHSPEYGCSDDIARICAMMSVQSPFVTPRNDQRGCAMRCRDQFYHPTGDHLALLNVFNAFYEGSNQSGSWASENYLNPRVMKQSVSIYRQLIGIMRRLNLSICSTYSAAQWGGAGDGESDEYANEVRRAVLRGYFTKVALSLPTKNQFLTLKDNVKCLLFPSTFLNRRPKFVVFNELVLTTNTYIRTVTSVSDEWLLEVNPLYFDPSEFEGVSRQVFEELHRRNNRNNAAERDQNKDCLTGHKRRRGGDAPDNGDDDDDDDSS